A stretch of Aeromicrobium tamlense DNA encodes these proteins:
- a CDS encoding TIGR03086 family metal-binding protein, with product MSAPSQPLAERHARIVEGFTAVVEQVDDWDAPTPVPEWRARDVVEHLVTWSQGFLASGGVDLSRPVDGDDPAGTWRAHAAEIQQLLASDAAEADFTHPHLGTEPLGGVVDRLYTTDVLMHTWDLAESAGVPSGLDAQECEHLLQGMSLHEQILRDSGQYGPAVPVPPDSDGVTRLMGFLGRDPQWRSAR from the coding sequence GTGTCCGCACCCTCGCAGCCCCTCGCCGAGCGTCATGCGCGCATCGTGGAGGGCTTCACCGCCGTCGTCGAGCAGGTGGACGACTGGGACGCGCCGACGCCCGTGCCCGAGTGGCGCGCACGCGACGTCGTCGAGCACCTCGTGACGTGGTCGCAGGGCTTCCTCGCCTCCGGCGGCGTCGACCTGAGCCGTCCGGTCGACGGGGACGACCCCGCCGGCACCTGGCGGGCGCACGCGGCCGAGATCCAGCAGCTGCTCGCGTCGGACGCCGCGGAGGCGGACTTCACGCACCCGCACCTGGGCACCGAGCCGCTCGGCGGCGTCGTCGACCGGCTCTACACGACCGACGTGCTCATGCACACGTGGGACCTGGCCGAGTCGGCCGGCGTCCCGTCGGGCCTCGACGCGCAGGAGTGCGAGCACCTGCTGCAGGGGATGAGCCTGCACGAGCAGATCCTGCGCGACTCGGGCCAGTACGGACCGGCGGTTCCCGTGCCGCCCGACAGCGACGGGGTGACGCGACTGATGGGCTTCCTCGGCCGCGATCCCCAGTGGCGGTCGGCCCGGTGA
- a CDS encoding amidase, translating to MTALHDLDAHDLAATIASGEVSCVEVTRHFLERAQDDHLGAFVTLTPERALARAAALDALEERPPFAGVPTAFKDLTATEGVRTTMGSRLMADQVPDHSADLVGLVEDAGFVSLGKTNTPEFGLSSYTDNDVVGPTGTPADPSRNAGGSSGGAAAAVGARLLPLAPGSDGGGSIRIPASCCGILGFKPSRGRVGAGPDSPTWNGLATDGVLARSVRDVAAVLDLLARPMPGSSRVWPAPAVPFAEEVRRETGRLRIATWTDPYLDFAEPSPGSVAAVAAAREALASLGHEVVEIANPWPAELEPQFNVVWSAGMASVPLPPEAIGSLRPTTRYWYERGGQASAPALAAAMGFLELTTARVNAALASFDLFLTPTLALPPQPHAWFTESGDPAEDHRRELLFTPYTALMNMSGQPAASVPGFAHEGLPVGVMLAGHVGADALVLRASRDLLQNRRFNPLER from the coding sequence GTGACCGCACTGCACGACCTCGACGCCCACGACCTCGCCGCGACCATCGCCTCGGGCGAGGTCTCGTGCGTCGAGGTCACCCGCCACTTCCTCGAACGGGCCCAGGACGACCACCTCGGCGCCTTCGTGACCCTCACCCCCGAGCGCGCGCTGGCCCGCGCGGCCGCGCTCGACGCCCTCGAGGAGCGCCCGCCGTTCGCGGGCGTGCCGACGGCCTTCAAGGACCTGACGGCGACCGAGGGCGTCCGCACGACGATGGGGTCGCGGCTCATGGCCGACCAGGTGCCCGACCACTCCGCCGACCTCGTCGGCCTCGTCGAGGACGCCGGCTTCGTCAGCCTGGGCAAGACGAACACCCCGGAGTTCGGCCTGAGCTCGTACACCGACAACGACGTCGTCGGTCCGACCGGCACGCCCGCGGACCCGTCGCGGAACGCGGGCGGCTCGAGCGGTGGCGCGGCCGCGGCGGTCGGTGCGCGGCTGCTCCCGCTCGCGCCCGGCAGCGACGGCGGCGGCTCGATCCGGATCCCCGCGTCGTGCTGCGGGATCCTCGGCTTCAAGCCGTCGCGCGGGCGTGTGGGCGCCGGCCCCGACTCCCCCACGTGGAACGGGCTGGCCACCGACGGCGTCCTGGCCCGCTCGGTGCGCGACGTGGCCGCCGTGCTCGACCTCCTCGCCCGGCCGATGCCCGGCTCGTCCCGGGTGTGGCCCGCACCGGCCGTGCCGTTCGCGGAAGAGGTCCGACGCGAGACCGGCCGGCTGCGCATCGCGACCTGGACCGACCCCTACCTCGACTTCGCCGAGCCCTCCCCCGGCTCGGTCGCCGCCGTCGCCGCGGCGCGCGAGGCACTCGCCTCGCTCGGGCACGAGGTCGTGGAGATCGCGAACCCCTGGCCCGCCGAGCTGGAGCCGCAGTTCAACGTGGTCTGGTCCGCCGGGATGGCGTCCGTGCCGCTGCCGCCCGAGGCGATCGGCAGCCTGCGTCCGACGACGCGGTACTGGTACGAGCGGGGCGGCCAGGCCTCAGCGCCCGCGCTGGCCGCCGCGATGGGCTTCCTCGAGCTGACGACCGCGCGGGTCAACGCCGCACTGGCCTCGTTCGACCTGTTCCTCACGCCCACGCTGGCCCTGCCGCCGCAGCCGCACGCGTGGTTCACCGAGTCGGGCGACCCGGCCGAGGACCACCGGCGCGAGCTGCTCTTCACGCCCTACACGGCGCTGATGAACATGAGCGGCCAGCCCGCCGCGAGCGTGCCCGGCTTCGCGCACGAGGGCCTCCCGGTAGGCGTGATGCTCGCCGGGCACGTCGGCGCCGACGCGCTCGTCCTCCGCGCGTCCCGAGATTTGCTCCAGAATCGACGTTTCAACCCGCTTGAAAGGTAG
- the map gene encoding type I methionyl aminopeptidase, whose product MAIELLSPTQLDDMRPAGRFVAEVLTTLAETADVGVDLIELDALAHRMIKDRGAESCYIDYAPSFGRGPFGKVLCTSVNDAVLHGLPHKYRLRDGDLVSFDFAVSVDGWVCDSALSVVVGTPRDEDLRLIEATEVALARAIEVARPGNKIGDISATIGETAREYGYSVNTQFGGHGVGRTMHGDPHISNDGTAGRGFPLKPGLVIAIEPWLLAATDEIRMDEDGWTIRSVDGSRGAHSEHTIAITDGDPIVMTARG is encoded by the coding sequence ATGGCGATCGAGCTCCTGAGCCCCACTCAACTCGACGACATGCGGCCCGCCGGCCGCTTCGTCGCCGAGGTCCTGACGACCCTGGCCGAGACGGCCGACGTCGGCGTCGACCTGATCGAGCTCGACGCCCTCGCGCACCGGATGATCAAGGACCGCGGCGCCGAGTCCTGCTACATCGACTACGCGCCCTCGTTCGGGCGCGGCCCGTTCGGCAAGGTGCTGTGCACGAGCGTCAACGACGCGGTGCTGCACGGCCTGCCGCACAAGTACAGGCTGCGCGACGGCGACCTGGTCAGCTTCGACTTCGCGGTGAGCGTCGACGGCTGGGTGTGCGACTCGGCACTCAGCGTCGTGGTGGGCACGCCGCGCGACGAGGACCTGCGCCTGATCGAGGCCACCGAGGTCGCCCTGGCCCGTGCCATCGAGGTCGCCCGTCCCGGCAACAAGATCGGTGACATCAGCGCGACCATCGGCGAGACCGCGCGCGAGTACGGCTACTCGGTCAACACCCAGTTCGGCGGGCACGGCGTCGGCCGCACGATGCACGGCGACCCCCACATCTCGAACGACGGCACCGCCGGTCGAGGCTTCCCGCTCAAGCCGGGCCTCGTCATCGCGATCGAGCCGTGGCTGCTGGCGGCCACCGACGAGATCCGCATGGACGAGGACGGCTGGACCATCCGCAGCGTCGACGGCTCCCGCGGCGCCCACAGCGAGCACACCATCGCGATCACCGACGGCGACCCGATCGTCATGACCGCCCGCGGCTGA
- a CDS encoding SDR family oxidoreductase: protein MSARRCVVTGAAGGIGLAIAEALVERGDRVLLADLDEQRVAEAGERLGQPWFAGDVASEAGVAALIEQADAELGGVDVFVANAGIFRGFGLDADEFDWSLSLDVNVMAHVRAARALVPRWSVESPGVFAVTASAAGLLTQLGSPTYSVSKRAAVGFAEWLAATYGDRGVQVAALCPMGVATPMAEAGETATEPDARLAHGSVAAAGETLAPQEAARVLLEAIDEGRFLALPHESVGTMYARKAQDTDHWLSGMQRFRTSLGG, encoded by the coding sequence ATGAGCGCGCGCAGGTGTGTCGTCACCGGTGCTGCGGGCGGCATCGGCCTGGCGATCGCGGAGGCGCTCGTCGAGCGCGGCGACCGCGTGCTCCTGGCCGACCTCGACGAGCAGCGCGTCGCCGAGGCCGGAGAGCGCCTCGGGCAGCCGTGGTTCGCCGGTGACGTCGCCTCCGAGGCGGGCGTCGCGGCCCTCATCGAGCAGGCCGACGCCGAGCTCGGCGGGGTCGACGTCTTCGTCGCCAACGCGGGCATCTTCCGAGGCTTCGGCCTCGACGCCGACGAGTTCGACTGGTCGCTGTCGCTCGACGTCAACGTCATGGCACACGTGCGCGCCGCTCGGGCTCTCGTGCCGCGGTGGAGCGTGGAGTCGCCCGGCGTCTTCGCGGTCACCGCGTCCGCCGCGGGCCTGCTGACCCAGCTGGGCTCGCCGACCTACTCGGTGTCCAAGCGCGCCGCGGTGGGCTTCGCGGAGTGGCTCGCCGCGACCTACGGCGACCGAGGCGTCCAGGTGGCCGCGCTGTGCCCCATGGGGGTCGCGACGCCGATGGCCGAGGCGGGCGAGACCGCCACCGAGCCCGACGCGCGACTGGCCCACGGGTCGGTCGCGGCCGCCGGCGAGACGCTCGCGCCGCAGGAGGCCGCGCGGGTGCTGCTCGAGGCGATCGACGAGGGCCGCTTCCTCGCGCTGCCGCACGAGTCGGTCGGCACGATGTACGCCCGCAAGGCGCAGGACACCGATCACTGGCTGTCGGGCATGCAGCGATTCCGGACGTCGCTCGGAGGCTGA
- a CDS encoding acyl-CoA dehydrogenase family protein, which translates to MHFAFDERTQDLIAQMQSFMDEVVHPAEPLAHEQIEANYRNDDWSIPPVVEDLKTEAKKRGLWNLFLPGEGGAGLTNLQYAPLAEIQGRSIQLAPPATNCAAPDTGNMEVLNEFGTEEQKKQWLEPLLAGEIRSAFAMTEPDVASSDATNIETSIVRDGDEYVINGRKWWITGAMNPNAKVFIVMGKTDPTAARHRQQSQILVPRDTPGLEIVRGMHVFGYHDRDHGGHAELRFTDVRVPVTNLIAGEGDGFAIAQARLGPGRIHHCMRSIGIAERAIELMCQRAQDRTAFGKPLADQGVIRDWIAESRVRLEQLRLLVLKTAWLMDTVGNKGAHTEIQAIKIATPRTVQWILDKAIQTHGGGGLSQDFPLAEMYAGIRTLRFADGPDEVHKNSLAKAELKRQGVR; encoded by the coding sequence ATGCACTTCGCCTTCGACGAGAGGACCCAGGACCTCATCGCGCAGATGCAGTCCTTCATGGACGAGGTCGTCCACCCGGCCGAGCCGCTCGCGCACGAGCAGATCGAGGCCAACTACCGGAACGACGACTGGTCGATCCCGCCGGTCGTCGAGGACCTCAAGACGGAGGCGAAGAAGCGGGGCCTGTGGAACCTGTTCCTGCCCGGTGAGGGCGGCGCAGGCCTGACCAACCTGCAGTACGCCCCGCTGGCCGAGATCCAGGGCCGCAGCATCCAGCTGGCCCCGCCGGCGACGAACTGCGCCGCGCCGGACACCGGCAACATGGAGGTGCTGAACGAGTTCGGCACCGAGGAGCAGAAGAAGCAGTGGCTCGAGCCGCTGCTGGCCGGCGAGATCCGCTCGGCGTTCGCGATGACCGAGCCCGACGTGGCCTCGAGCGACGCGACGAACATCGAGACCTCGATCGTGCGCGACGGCGACGAGTACGTCATCAACGGCCGCAAGTGGTGGATCACCGGGGCGATGAACCCGAACGCCAAGGTCTTCATCGTCATGGGCAAGACCGATCCCACGGCGGCACGGCACCGCCAGCAGTCGCAGATCCTCGTGCCGCGGGACACCCCCGGCCTCGAGATCGTGCGCGGGATGCACGTGTTCGGCTACCACGACCGCGACCACGGCGGCCACGCCGAGCTGCGGTTCACCGACGTGCGCGTCCCGGTGACGAACCTCATCGCGGGCGAGGGCGACGGCTTCGCGATCGCCCAGGCGCGCCTCGGGCCCGGCCGCATCCACCACTGCATGCGGTCGATCGGCATCGCCGAGCGCGCGATCGAGCTCATGTGCCAGCGCGCGCAGGACCGCACCGCGTTCGGCAAGCCGCTGGCCGACCAGGGCGTCATCCGCGACTGGATCGCCGAGTCGCGCGTGCGCCTCGAGCAGCTGCGCCTGCTGGTGCTCAAGACCGCCTGGCTGATGGACACGGTGGGCAACAAGGGCGCCCACACCGAGATCCAGGCGATCAAGATCGCCACGCCCCGCACGGTGCAGTGGATCCTCGACAAGGCGATCCAGACGCACGGTGGCGGCGGTCTGAGCCAGGACTTCCCGCTGGCCGAGATGTACGCCGGCATCCGCACGCTGCGGTTCGCCGACGGTCCGGACGAGGTCCACAAGAACTCGCTCGCCAAGGCCGAGCTCAAGCGTCAGGGTGTCCGATGA
- a CDS encoding MaoC family dehydratase, with protein sequence MTREFETLADFKAAAGQELGTSEWVTVTQDKINLFADATGDHQWIHVDPDAAAKGPFGKPIAHGYLTLSLLPVFTEQIYSVKSVVMGVNYGANKVRFPHPVPVDSKVRATATLKETQDIKIGTQAIVSVVVEIEGVEKPACIAEVVYVMAEA encoded by the coding sequence ATGACCCGTGAGTTCGAGACCCTCGCCGACTTCAAGGCCGCCGCCGGCCAGGAGCTGGGCACCAGCGAGTGGGTCACCGTGACCCAGGACAAGATCAACCTCTTCGCCGACGCCACCGGCGACCACCAGTGGATCCACGTCGATCCCGACGCCGCCGCGAAGGGCCCGTTCGGCAAGCCGATCGCCCACGGCTACCTCACCCTGAGCCTGCTGCCGGTGTTCACCGAGCAGATCTACTCGGTCAAGAGCGTCGTCATGGGCGTCAACTACGGCGCGAACAAGGTGCGCTTCCCGCACCCCGTGCCGGTCGACTCCAAGGTGCGCGCCACGGCCACCCTCAAGGAGACGCAGGACATCAAGATCGGCACGCAGGCCATCGTCAGCGTCGTCGTCGAGATCGAGGGCGTCGAGAAGCCGGCGTGCATCGCCGAGGTCGTCTACGTGATGGCCGAGGCCTGA
- a CDS encoding class E sortase, with translation MNAPAGPPRRERPELRPTPQLRPLRLVASVLTVVLVVGLGWAAWTYIGTNVVAKQRQGDMAVALADDWKGNRKGDATRDEIRMGQVFAVLRVPRLGEDFEVPVVAGIDDTALTSGVGWFTDTQRPGQPGNFAVAGHRVTNGQPFKDFPDLRAGDLVEVETRTHVYTYELRNSGTDTIVDFTDIWVVQPVPEEARESRTQKSRARPSESLLTLTTCSEIFHTDDRSVVFGELVRTEHV, from the coding sequence ATGAACGCCCCCGCCGGCCCGCCGCGCCGCGAGCGCCCCGAACTGCGGCCGACCCCGCAGCTGCGGCCGCTGCGACTCGTGGCGAGCGTGCTGACGGTCGTCCTCGTCGTGGGCCTGGGCTGGGCCGCCTGGACCTACATCGGCACCAACGTCGTCGCGAAGCAGCGCCAGGGCGACATGGCCGTGGCACTGGCCGACGACTGGAAGGGCAACCGCAAGGGCGACGCCACCCGCGACGAGATCCGCATGGGGCAGGTGTTCGCGGTGCTGCGCGTGCCGCGCCTGGGCGAGGACTTCGAGGTCCCCGTGGTCGCCGGCATCGACGACACCGCGCTGACCTCGGGCGTGGGCTGGTTCACCGACACGCAGCGGCCCGGCCAGCCGGGCAACTTCGCCGTGGCCGGCCACCGCGTGACGAACGGCCAGCCGTTCAAGGACTTCCCCGACCTGCGCGCCGGCGACCTGGTCGAGGTCGAGACCCGCACGCACGTCTACACCTACGAGCTGCGCAACTCCGGCACGGACACGATCGTCGACTTCACCGACATCTGGGTCGTCCAGCCCGTGCCCGAGGAGGCCAGGGAGTCGAGGACCCAGAAGTCCCGGGCCCGCCCCTCCGAGTCACTGCTGACCCTCACGACGTGCTCGGAGATCTTCCACACCGACGACCGCTCGGTGGTCTTCGGCGAGCTGGTCAGGACCGAGCACGTCTGA
- a CDS encoding MCE family protein has translation MITRKVRVQLALFLAGTLVLMTYIGANYAHVDRLFGSGYKVTVQMAESGGIFTTADVTYRGVSVGRVTDMWLDGDGVKVEVRIDGDAPEIPADSDVVVANRSAVGEQFLDFQPRTDRGPFLEADDVIARERTQVPIDTRTLLTNVSALLSSVDADDLSTVITELGTAFEGSSQDLSTIIDTSSSFITEADQKYEVTAALIRSSNTVLRTQVDSQSDIRAFARNLSRLTTAVRSSDADLRTVIDSGAPAAKSLRALIDENADDIAALLDDAITVNKVVATRLDGVRGVLVIAPYGIESAYSIITKDSRTGQYAARLSLSLQPANEPCLPGYKPDARQRTPYDRTVEKWNRSWTCSKATPRGGKSGGGGATSSSSSSESGAGTVLGTYDVATRTLASNDEAATIPQALDLGEESWKWMMLGPAVAR, from the coding sequence GTGATCACCCGCAAGGTCCGCGTGCAGCTCGCGCTCTTCCTCGCCGGCACCCTCGTGCTGATGACCTACATCGGCGCGAACTACGCGCACGTCGACCGCCTGTTCGGCAGCGGCTACAAGGTCACGGTGCAGATGGCCGAGTCCGGCGGCATCTTCACGACCGCCGACGTCACCTATCGGGGCGTGAGCGTCGGTCGGGTCACCGACATGTGGCTCGACGGCGACGGCGTGAAGGTCGAGGTCCGGATCGACGGCGACGCGCCCGAGATCCCCGCTGACTCCGACGTCGTCGTGGCCAACCGCTCGGCCGTCGGCGAGCAGTTCCTCGACTTCCAGCCGCGCACCGACCGAGGCCCCTTCCTCGAGGCCGACGACGTGATCGCGCGCGAGCGCACGCAGGTGCCGATCGACACCCGCACCCTGCTCACGAACGTCAGCGCGCTGCTGTCCTCGGTGGACGCCGACGACCTCAGCACGGTCATCACCGAGCTCGGCACGGCGTTCGAGGGCTCCTCGCAGGACCTCAGCACGATCATCGACACGTCCAGCTCGTTCATCACCGAGGCCGACCAGAAGTACGAGGTCACCGCGGCGCTGATCCGCAGCTCCAACACCGTGCTGCGCACGCAGGTGGACTCCCAGAGCGACATCCGGGCGTTCGCGCGGAACCTGAGCCGGCTCACCACGGCCGTGCGCAGCTCCGACGCCGACCTGCGCACCGTGATCGACTCCGGCGCACCGGCGGCGAAGTCCCTGCGCGCCCTGATCGACGAGAACGCCGACGACATCGCCGCGCTGCTCGACGACGCCATCACCGTGAACAAGGTCGTGGCCACCCGGCTCGACGGAGTCCGCGGCGTGCTGGTGATCGCGCCGTACGGCATCGAGAGCGCGTACTCGATCATCACGAAGGACTCGCGCACGGGCCAGTACGCGGCCCGGCTGAGCCTGTCGCTGCAGCCCGCGAACGAGCCCTGCCTGCCGGGCTACAAGCCCGACGCCCGCCAGCGCACGCCCTACGACCGCACGGTCGAGAAGTGGAACCGCTCGTGGACGTGCTCGAAGGCCACGCCGCGCGGCGGCAAGTCCGGGGGAGGGGGCGCCACGTCGTCCTCGTCCTCCTCGGAATCCGGCGCCGGCACGGTGCTCGGCACGTACGATGTGGCGACGCGGACGCTCGCGTCGAACGACGAGGCCGCGACGATCCCGCAGGCCCTCGATCTCGGTGAGGAGTCCTGGAAGTGGATGATGCTCGGTCCGGCGGTCGCCCGGTGA
- a CDS encoding MCE family protein, whose product MRTIRTRVALVGVVGSLALVSGCVSSVGDLPLPGGADLGDDPYSVTIEFADVLDLVPQSAVKVNDVSVGRVTKVELDGWKAKVTVKVNGDVVLPDQAVASIRQTSILGEKFVSLAPPEEGGGEVGRLGDGDLIPLARTGNAPEIEAVLASVSLVLNGGALGKAQVISRELGTAFKGRESDMRTLVRRLDEFLEVADDSREDIVAAIEQIDRLAKSTNEQKQAIDAALDDLPAALTTVNQQRANLVKMLDALSELGAVGTDVIVKSKTAVTADLRALAPILDNLGSAGDALITSLEVLPTFPFPDSLLGETPQEAKKYQMGDFLNVSLDFNTDFSTTVGLMTDAERQALKEALREDDVSGVLAKSVVAP is encoded by the coding sequence ATGCGCACGATCCGGACCCGGGTCGCCCTCGTGGGCGTCGTGGGGTCGCTGGCCCTCGTCTCGGGCTGCGTCTCCAGCGTCGGCGACCTGCCGCTCCCGGGTGGAGCCGACCTCGGCGACGATCCCTACTCGGTCACGATCGAGTTCGCCGACGTGCTCGACCTCGTCCCGCAGAGCGCCGTCAAGGTCAACGACGTGTCCGTCGGCCGCGTCACGAAGGTCGAGCTCGACGGCTGGAAGGCGAAGGTCACGGTCAAGGTCAACGGAGACGTCGTGCTGCCCGACCAGGCCGTCGCGTCGATCCGCCAGACCTCGATCCTCGGCGAGAAGTTCGTGTCCCTCGCGCCCCCGGAGGAGGGTGGCGGCGAGGTCGGACGCCTCGGCGACGGCGACCTGATCCCGCTGGCGCGCACCGGCAACGCGCCCGAGATCGAGGCCGTGCTGGCGTCGGTCTCGCTCGTGCTCAACGGCGGAGCGCTCGGCAAGGCCCAGGTCATCAGCCGCGAGCTGGGCACCGCGTTCAAGGGCCGCGAGTCGGACATGCGCACCTTGGTGCGTCGACTCGACGAGTTCCTCGAGGTCGCCGACGACTCGCGCGAGGACATCGTGGCCGCGATCGAGCAGATCGACCGGCTCGCGAAGAGCACGAACGAGCAGAAGCAGGCGATCGACGCCGCACTCGACGACCTGCCGGCCGCGCTCACCACGGTCAACCAGCAGCGGGCCAACCTCGTCAAGATGCTCGACGCGCTGTCCGAGCTCGGCGCCGTGGGAACGGACGTGATCGTCAAGAGCAAGACCGCGGTCACGGCCGACCTGCGCGCGCTCGCGCCGATCCTGGACAACCTCGGCTCGGCCGGCGACGCGCTCATCACCTCGCTCGAGGTGCTGCCCACCTTCCCGTTCCCGGACTCGCTGCTCGGTGAGACGCCGCAGGAGGCGAAGAAGTACCAGATGGGCGACTTCCTCAACGTGTCGCTGGACTTCAACACCGACTTCTCGACCACGGTCGGGCTGATGACCGACGCCGAGCGGCAGGCGCTGAAGGAAGCCCTGCGCGAGGACGACGTGTCGGGCGTGCTGGCGAAGTCGGTGGTGGCGCCGTGA
- a CDS encoding MCE family protein, which yields MSERLRSLSRPAVAIGAALLCLVLVGAAAVAAVTRSGTNTVTVDFDRTVSLYEGSKVRILGVDVGTVEKITPRGQTVRALISWDAAYDVPADAKALIVSPSVVGDRFVQLAPAYTGGPTLRDGSHLDQSRTGTPTELDETFAALDDVATTLGPDGLNEDGAVSELVSSTADSLDGKGAEIRESIEALAKLGTTVDGTKDEFFTSIEQIERFVSALEANDSSVRRFNSSLEDVSGILAAEGDDLQLAVRELAGALQQVQGYVEENRSVLRRNVSGLSDVTKNLAEQRKDLAKILDQGPKALSNLAMAYNPTTGTLDARGSIKGSTSRGMTVLTESFYVSAYCSLSTQEDAKYKEACDAVGQLVGFLADQAKATGSDADAAPAAQAPPAGSSTEESLSYLMGVA from the coding sequence ATGAGCGAGCGTCTCCGGAGTCTCTCCCGCCCCGCCGTCGCCATCGGCGCGGCCCTGCTGTGCCTGGTCCTGGTCGGCGCGGCCGCCGTCGCCGCGGTGACGCGATCGGGCACGAACACGGTCACGGTCGACTTCGACCGCACGGTGTCGCTCTACGAAGGCTCGAAGGTGCGCATCCTGGGCGTCGACGTGGGCACGGTCGAGAAGATCACGCCGCGCGGCCAGACCGTGCGGGCGCTGATCTCGTGGGACGCCGCGTACGACGTCCCCGCCGACGCGAAGGCGCTCATCGTGTCGCCGTCGGTGGTCGGCGACCGCTTCGTCCAGCTGGCGCCGGCCTACACCGGCGGCCCCACGCTGCGCGACGGCTCGCACCTCGACCAGTCGCGCACGGGCACGCCCACCGAGCTCGACGAGACGTTCGCCGCGCTGGACGACGTCGCCACCACGCTCGGCCCCGACGGGCTGAACGAGGACGGCGCCGTCAGCGAGCTCGTCTCCAGCACGGCCGACAGTCTCGACGGCAAGGGTGCCGAGATCCGCGAGAGCATCGAGGCGCTGGCGAAGCTGGGCACCACGGTCGACGGCACGAAGGACGAGTTCTTCACCTCGATCGAGCAGATCGAGCGGTTCGTCTCCGCGCTCGAGGCCAACGACTCCAGCGTGCGCCGCTTCAACTCCAGCCTCGAGGACGTCTCGGGCATCCTGGCCGCCGAGGGCGACGACCTCCAGCTCGCCGTGCGCGAGCTGGCCGGGGCCCTGCAGCAGGTCCAGGGCTACGTGGAGGAGAACCGCAGCGTCCTGCGCCGCAACGTCTCCGGGCTCAGCGACGTCACGAAGAACCTCGCCGAGCAGCGCAAGGACCTGGCGAAGATCCTCGACCAGGGCCCGAAGGCGCTGTCGAACCTCGCGATGGCCTACAACCCCACCACGGGCACCCTCGACGCCCGCGGCTCGATCAAGGGCTCCACCTCGCGCGGGATGACCGTCCTCACCGAGAGCTTCTACGTGTCGGCCTACTGCTCCCTGAGCACGCAGGAGGACGCCAAGTACAAGGAGGCCTGCGACGCCGTGGGCCAGCTCGTCGGCTTCCTCGCCGACCAGGCGAAGGCGACCGGCAGCGATGCCGACGCCGCCCCCGCGGCCCAGGCCCCGCCGGCCGGCTCCTCCACCGAGGAGTCCCTCTCCTACCTGATGGGGGTGGCGTGA
- a CDS encoding MCE family protein: MPLKDMKPIRERNPVVVGAISLAIIAAMLFGASQAASLPIVGGGAKYAAEFTEVGGLKKGDDVRLAGVRVGEVSDLQLHGDKVCVVFRVKSDRDRLGTQTGASIRIKSLLGTMYVSLEPDGSGTLAKGAVIPASRTKAPYDIVQAFSGLTETTQEVDQEQLAQALETINDVASKTPEEFRSAVTGVTALSNTLAKRDEELETLLKNVDGISAVLADRNTEFVKLFEDGSVLFDALSSRRDAIHAVLVNVTRMSNEIETLVTDTRGDLKPALTRLAGVVDVLRKNEKNIDAAIDQLPAYYAMVANNGSSGPWLDSYIYNLLSILGVPGGL; this comes from the coding sequence ATGCCGCTGAAGGACATGAAGCCGATCCGCGAGCGCAACCCCGTGGTCGTGGGCGCGATCTCGCTGGCCATCATCGCCGCGATGCTGTTCGGCGCCAGCCAGGCCGCGAGCCTGCCCATCGTCGGCGGCGGCGCGAAGTACGCCGCGGAGTTCACCGAGGTCGGCGGCCTCAAGAAGGGCGACGACGTCCGCCTCGCCGGCGTGCGCGTCGGCGAGGTCTCCGACCTGCAGCTGCACGGCGACAAGGTGTGCGTCGTCTTCCGGGTGAAGTCCGACCGCGACCGGCTCGGCACGCAGACCGGCGCCTCGATCCGCATCAAGTCGCTGCTCGGCACGATGTACGTCAGCCTCGAGCCCGACGGCTCCGGCACCCTCGCGAAGGGCGCCGTCATCCCGGCCTCGCGCACGAAGGCTCCCTACGACATCGTCCAGGCGTTCTCGGGCCTCACCGAGACCACGCAGGAGGTCGACCAGGAGCAGCTGGCGCAGGCGCTCGAGACCATCAACGACGTCGCGTCCAAGACGCCCGAGGAGTTCCGCAGCGCCGTCACCGGCGTCACGGCCCTGTCGAACACGCTGGCCAAGCGCGACGAGGAGCTCGAGACGCTGCTGAAGAACGTCGACGGCATCTCGGCGGTGCTGGCCGACCGGAACACGGAGTTCGTCAAGCTCTTCGAGGACGGCTCGGTGCTGTTCGACGCCCTGAGCAGCCGCCGCGACGCGATCCACGCCGTGCTGGTCAACGTGACGCGCATGTCCAACGAGATCGAGACGCTCGTCACCGACACCCGCGGGGATCTCAAGCCCGCGCTCACGCGCCTGGCCGGGGTGGTCGACGTCCTGAGGAAGAACGAGAAGAACATCGACGCCGCGATCGACCAGCTGCCGGCCTACTACGCGATGGTCGCCAACAACGGCTCGAGCGGCCCGTGGCTGGACTCGTACATCTACAACCTGCTGAGCATCCTCGGCGTGCCGGGAGGGCTGTGA